In one Alosa alosa isolate M-15738 ecotype Scorff River chromosome 14, AALO_Geno_1.1, whole genome shotgun sequence genomic region, the following are encoded:
- the LOC125307612 gene encoding butyrophilin-like protein 1, which yields MGKFLTGIRLDGPSGPLGAQLGGSVLLPCSVETPLPLEELEVEWRRTDSDVLVHLFQEGEERPESQDYAYRGRGHFSPDKIAQGDYSLLLENITSSDMGLYRCVVYTDLDSSEISCEIKNVDFLVVHGVHHAGFVYAGEEVVLHCFVDSHIPPEKLEEVSWKRTDNEMLVLLYQHGEVLSDSSHERYKGRAEFFLSEIPKGNFSLRLKDVRTEDKGEFTCVAHSGNILGNTTVVVPSLGEYY from the exons ATGGGGAAGTTCTTAACCG GGATTAGACTGGATGGTCCCTCTGGTCCTCTGGGTGCCCAGCTGGGAGGTTCTGTTCTGCTGCCCTGTTCTGTGGAAACCCCCTTACctctggaggagctggaggtggAGTGGAGAAGAACAGACTCAGATGTGCTGGTGCACCTGTTccaggagggagaagagagaccaGAATCACAGGACTATGCCTACAGGGGAAGAGGCCACTTCTCTCCTGACAAGATAGCACAAGGAGACTACTCTCTTCTTCTCGAAAACATTACATCCAGTGACATGGGTCTTTATAGATGTGTTGTTTATACAGATCTGGACTCCAGTGAAATTTcatgtgaaattaaaaatgtgg ATTTTTTAGTGGTACACGGAGTCCACCATGCTGGTTTTGTCTATGCGGGTGAAGAGGTTGTCCTGCACTGCTTTGTGGACTCCCACATCCCACCTGAGAAACTGGAGGAGGTCTCCTGGAAGAGGACAGACAACGAGATGTTAGTGCTTCTTTATCAACATGGCGAGGTCCTCTCAGACTCCTCACATGAGAGATATAAAGGCAGAGCTGAGTTCTTCTTATCAGAAATCCCCAAAGGCAACTTCTCACTGAGACTGAAGGATGTCAGGACAGAAGACAAAGGAGAGTTCACCTGTGTAGCCCACAGTGGAAATATTTTGGGAAACACCACTGTTGTAGTTCCAAGTCTTGGTGAGTATTACTAA
- the LOC125307613 gene encoding butyrophilin-like protein 2 — protein sequence MDVSVGLLVVLVKVIQGFQIQIPSSGPLGAQLGGSVLLPCSVETPLPLEELEVEWRRTDSDVLVHLFQEGEERPESQDYAYRGRAHFFTVDISQGNYSLLLSNVSREDVGIYSCKVYTEDEAHQITIDLEGVEYLVVTGTGAAAAAVGEEVVLHCSVDSHIPPEKLKEVTWKRTDNEMLVLLYQHGEVLSVSSDVQYRGRAELFPTEILKGNFSLRLKDVRTEDKGEYMCQAYSGHLSANTTVVLQGLGKTQDTEKVC from the exons ATGGACGTCTCTGTGGGCTTGCTAGTGGTTTTGGTTAAAGTGATACAAG GCTTCCAAATTCAGATTCCTTCCTCTGGTCCTCTGGGTGCCCAGCTGGGAGGTTCTGTTCTGCTGCCCTGTTCTGTGGAAACCCCCTTACctctggaggagctggaggtggAATGGAGAAGAACAGACTCAGATGTGCTGGTGCACCTGTTccaggagggagaagagaggccAGAATCACAGGACTATGCCTACAGGGGGAGAGCCCACTTCTTCACAGTGGACATTTCACAAGGAAACTACTCCTTACTTCTGAGCAATGTGTCACGAGAGGATGTTGGAATTTATAGTTGCAAAGTTTACACTGAAGATGAGGCACACCAAATCACAATTGACCTTGAAGGTGTTG AATACTTGGTAGTGACTGGAacaggtgctgctgctgctgctgtgggtgAGGAGGTTGTCCTGCACTGCTCTGTGGACTCCCACATCCCACCTGAGAAACTGAAGGAGGTCACCTGGAAGAGGACAGACAATGAGATGTTAGTGCTTCTTTACCAGCACGGTGAGGTCCTCTCAGTCTCTTCAGATGTACAGTATCGAGGCAGAGCTGAGTTGTTCCCCACAGAAATCCTCAAAGGCAACTTCTCACTGAGACTGAAGGATGTCAGGACTGAAGACAAAGGGGAGTACATGTGTCAAGCCTACAGTGGTCATCTATCAGCCAACACCACTGTTGTACTACAGGGACTGGGTAAGACACAGGACACAGAAAAAGTGTGTTAA
- the LOC125307427 gene encoding uncharacterized protein LOC125307427 — MGQIFLLHWGSKTAGFNVLVLLLLLATLGINMILLHLCLRIPFGYILWVTFMTIVMVLSSVLHIYYLGKLLERHKERAGLMAVNVLLQILCPLTFLDHPKKLPEIPHAIVYMLGASGLSIVNSITLLTELISKAETGERNVADLRVIVLLAESVYICCWMPLQLYSALTDTDSKEIQTKGHHHHRDQLRITRWRLSISAL, encoded by the exons ATGTGCTTGTACTGCTTCTTTTGTTGGCCACTCTGGGGATCAATATGATCCTACTACATCTCTGTCTTAGGATCCCATTTGGAT ATATTCTTTGGGTGACCTTCATGACCATTGTGATGGTCCTTAGCAGTGttttacatatatattatttggGTAAGCTCCTGGAAAGACATAAAG AGCGGGCTGGGTTAATGGCTGTCAATGTCCTGCTGCAGATTTTGTGTCCGCTGACATTCTTGGACCATCCAAAAAAGTTGCCAG AAATTCCCCATGCCATTGTGTACATGCTTGGTGCCTCAGGTCTAAGTATAGTAAATTCCATCACACTGTTGACTGAATTGATTTCAAAAGCAG AAACTGGAGAGCGCAATGTTGCAGACCTGCGAGTGATTGTTCTACTGGCTGAATCTGTATATATATGTTGTTGGATGCCTTTACAGCTTTACAGTGCCT TAACAGACACAG atTCCAAAGAAATCCAAACCAAAGGCCACCATCATCACAG AGATCAGCTCAGGATCACGAGATGGAGACTCTCAATCAGCGCCCTCTGA